A genomic window from Bradyrhizobium lupini includes:
- a CDS encoding amidase: MSQDLIRESACAVVDKLRSGDVSPLELLDVLEKRITEVDGKVNALPTLCFDRARDSAKALMRKPAGARGLLAGLPVPIKDLTDVAGVLNTQGSPIFKDNIPATSDILVENLEANGAVVYAKSNTPEFGAGANTFNEVFGATLNPWDTSKSAAGSSGGAAVALATGMAWLAQGSDMGGSLRSPAAFCGVVGMRPSIGRVAHTPKAAIDRNLGVVGPMARNVEDLALLLDAMSGDYAADPLSLPTPLTSFLSAAQSGSKPKRIAYSADLGITPVDPEVKAITRKAAERFAEAGAIVEEAHPDWRDAHECFHVLRAFDFAISKAQLLRTKRDLLKPEVIWNIEEGLKLTTEQLERAEAQRVGMTARAIEFFKRYDLLLVPTTIVPPFPIEHRYVAECAGKKFDNYVEWLGIVYAITLACCPALSLPCGFTASGLPVGLQVVGAPRADAQVIAGAKTLEDILGVRGTTPIDPRVKN; this comes from the coding sequence TTGTCTCAGGACCTGATCCGCGAATCCGCTTGCGCCGTCGTCGACAAGCTGCGCTCCGGCGACGTCTCGCCGCTGGAGCTCTTGGATGTGCTGGAGAAGCGCATCACCGAAGTCGATGGCAAGGTCAACGCGCTGCCGACGCTGTGCTTCGATCGCGCGCGGGATAGCGCAAAGGCGCTGATGCGGAAGCCGGCCGGTGCGCGCGGATTGCTCGCAGGCCTGCCGGTGCCGATCAAGGATCTGACCGATGTTGCAGGTGTGCTGAACACACAGGGCTCGCCGATCTTCAAGGACAACATCCCGGCGACGTCCGACATCCTGGTCGAAAATCTCGAGGCCAACGGCGCGGTCGTCTATGCCAAGTCGAACACGCCGGAATTCGGTGCGGGCGCCAACACCTTCAACGAGGTGTTCGGTGCAACCCTCAATCCCTGGGATACGTCCAAATCGGCAGCCGGCTCGTCAGGCGGCGCGGCCGTTGCGCTCGCCACCGGCATGGCCTGGCTCGCGCAAGGCTCCGACATGGGCGGCAGTCTGCGCAGTCCGGCAGCTTTCTGCGGCGTCGTGGGCATGCGGCCGAGCATCGGCCGCGTCGCGCACACGCCGAAAGCGGCCATCGATCGTAACCTCGGCGTCGTCGGTCCGATGGCACGCAACGTCGAGGATCTCGCGCTGCTGCTCGACGCCATGAGCGGCGACTATGCCGCCGACCCGCTGTCGCTGCCGACGCCCTTGACGTCGTTTCTCTCGGCGGCGCAGTCAGGCAGCAAACCGAAGCGCATCGCCTATTCGGCGGATCTCGGCATCACACCGGTCGATCCCGAAGTCAAAGCGATCACGCGGAAAGCGGCGGAACGCTTTGCCGAAGCCGGCGCCATCGTCGAGGAGGCGCATCCGGATTGGCGCGATGCGCATGAGTGCTTCCACGTGCTGCGCGCGTTCGACTTCGCGATCAGCAAGGCGCAGCTGCTGCGCACCAAGCGCGACCTGCTCAAGCCCGAGGTGATCTGGAACATCGAGGAAGGCCTCAAGCTCACGACCGAGCAGCTCGAACGCGCCGAGGCGCAGCGCGTCGGCATGACAGCGCGTGCGATCGAGTTCTTCAAGCGCTACGATCTGCTGCTGGTACCGACCACGATCGTGCCGCCCTTCCCGATCGAGCACCGTTATGTCGCCGAATGCGCCGGCAAGAAGTTCGACAATTACGTCGAGTGGCTCGGCATCGTCTATGCCATCACGCTCGCCTGCTGTCCCGCGCTGTCGTTGCCGTGCGGCTTCACCGCATCGGGACTTCCGGTCGGCCTGCAGGTCGTCGGGGCTCCGCGCGCGGATGCGCAGGTGATCGCCGGCGCGAAGACGCTGGAGGATATTTTGGGCGTGCGTGGCACGACGCCGATTGATCCGCGGGTGAAGAACTAG
- a CDS encoding tartrate dehydrogenase: protein MSKKQYRIAVIPGDGIGKEVMPEGLRVLETAAKKHGVSLHFDHFDFSSWDYYEKHGQMMPDDWKDQIGKHDAIYFGAVGWPAKIPDHVSLWGSLIKFRREFDQYVNLRPVRLMPGVPSPLANRKPGDIDFWVVRENTEGEYSSVGGRMFPDTDREFVTQQTVMTRIGVDRILKFAFELAQSRPKKHLTSATKSNGISITMPYWDERVEAMAKKYPSVKWDKYHIDILTANFVLHPDWFDVVVGSNLFGDILSDLGPACTGTIGIAPSGNINPEGNFPSVFEPVHGSAPDIAGQGIANPIGAIWSGAMMLEHLGEKEAGKSIVDAIERTLAERTLRTKDLGGNADTTACGKAVADMVD, encoded by the coding sequence ATGAGCAAGAAACAATACCGGATCGCGGTCATTCCCGGCGACGGAATCGGCAAGGAAGTGATGCCCGAGGGCCTGCGCGTTCTGGAGACCGCGGCGAAGAAGCACGGCGTGTCCCTTCATTTCGATCATTTCGACTTCTCGTCGTGGGACTATTACGAGAAGCACGGCCAGATGATGCCGGACGATTGGAAGGATCAGATCGGCAAGCACGATGCGATCTATTTCGGCGCGGTCGGCTGGCCGGCCAAGATTCCGGATCACGTCTCGCTCTGGGGATCGCTGATCAAATTCCGCCGCGAGTTCGATCAGTACGTGAATTTGCGCCCGGTGCGGCTGATGCCGGGCGTGCCGTCGCCGCTGGCCAACCGCAAGCCCGGCGACATTGATTTCTGGGTGGTGCGCGAGAACACCGAAGGCGAATATTCCTCCGTCGGCGGCCGCATGTTCCCGGACACCGACCGTGAATTCGTGACGCAGCAGACGGTGATGACCCGCATCGGCGTCGATCGCATCCTGAAGTTCGCATTCGAGCTCGCGCAGTCGCGGCCGAAGAAGCACCTGACCTCGGCCACCAAGTCGAACGGCATCTCCATCACCATGCCCTATTGGGACGAGCGCGTGGAGGCGATGGCGAAGAAGTATCCAAGCGTGAAGTGGGACAAGTATCACATCGACATCCTGACCGCGAACTTCGTGCTGCATCCGGATTGGTTCGACGTCGTCGTCGGCTCCAATTTGTTCGGTGACATCCTGTCGGATCTCGGCCCGGCCTGCACCGGCACCATCGGCATCGCGCCGTCAGGCAACATCAACCCCGAGGGCAATTTCCCGTCGGTGTTCGAGCCGGTGCACGGCTCGGCGCCCGACATCGCGGGGCAAGGCATCGCCAATCCGATCGGAGCAATCTGGTCCGGCGCGATGATGCTCGAGCATCTCGGCGAGAAGGAAGCCGGCAAGTCGATCGTCGATGCGATCGAGCGCACGCTGGCAGAGCGCACGCTCCGCACCAAGGATCTCGGCGGCAATGCCGACACTACGGCTTGCGGCAAGGCGGTCGCGGATATGGTGGATTAG
- a CDS encoding Zn-dependent hydrolase, with translation MSRAATNLQIDSARLWGSIHETAQFGATAKGGVRRLTLSAEDKLVRDWFRKACEDAGLEVHTDALGSQFGLRKGRDMSKPPVGIGSHLDTQPTGGKYDGILGTLGALEVIRTLNDAGIETEAPICVVNWTNEEGSRFAPAMMASAAYVGDFTTDDILSRKDADGTTVGQALDGIGYRGDKPVGFQKLGSFVELHIEQGPILEAEGKTIGVVDSGQGVLWYDGKISGFESHAGSTPMPLRRDALATLSEIVLAMEAIARKYGPKAVGTIGEAVIANPSRNVIPGEIAFTMDCRSADGAIMDALDRDLRSAIAEIAARRKVEVKIDLVWRKPPTHFDPKLIAAVENAAKTLGYSSRRITSGAGHDACNLNTIMPAAMVFVPCKDGISHNELEDATQPDCAAGTNVLMHTVLAIAGVAS, from the coding sequence ATGAGCCGAGCCGCCACCAATTTGCAAATCGATTCCGCCCGCCTCTGGGGCTCCATCCACGAGACCGCGCAGTTCGGCGCGACGGCCAAGGGCGGCGTGCGGCGGCTGACGCTGAGCGCGGAGGACAAGCTGGTACGCGACTGGTTCCGCAAGGCCTGCGAGGACGCCGGCTTGGAGGTGCACACCGATGCGCTCGGCTCGCAGTTCGGGCTGCGCAAGGGACGCGACATGTCGAAGCCGCCCGTCGGCATCGGCTCGCATCTCGACACGCAACCGACCGGCGGCAAGTATGACGGCATTCTGGGAACGCTCGGTGCGCTCGAAGTGATCCGCACGCTGAACGACGCCGGGATCGAAACCGAGGCGCCGATCTGCGTCGTCAACTGGACCAACGAAGAGGGTTCGCGCTTCGCTCCCGCGATGATGGCCTCCGCTGCCTATGTCGGCGACTTCACCACCGATGACATCTTGTCGCGCAAGGACGCTGATGGCACCACCGTCGGCCAGGCGCTCGATGGCATCGGTTATCGCGGCGACAAGCCGGTCGGGTTCCAGAAGCTCGGTTCCTTCGTCGAATTGCACATCGAGCAGGGCCCGATCCTGGAGGCCGAAGGCAAGACCATCGGCGTGGTCGATTCCGGCCAGGGCGTGCTTTGGTACGACGGCAAGATTTCCGGCTTCGAGAGCCATGCCGGATCGACGCCGATGCCGCTGCGGCGCGACGCGTTGGCGACGCTGTCCGAGATCGTGCTGGCGATGGAGGCCATTGCGAGGAAGTACGGGCCGAAGGCCGTCGGTACCATCGGCGAGGCCGTGATCGCAAACCCCTCGCGCAACGTCATTCCCGGCGAGATCGCCTTCACGATGGATTGCCGCAGTGCGGATGGCGCGATCATGGATGCGCTCGATCGCGATCTGCGCAGCGCGATTGCCGAGATCGCCGCACGCCGCAAGGTCGAGGTGAAGATCGACCTGGTCTGGCGCAAGCCGCCGACGCATTTCGATCCCAAATTGATTGCCGCAGTCGAGAACGCGGCGAAGACGCTCGGCTACTCCTCTCGCCGCATCACCTCCGGCGCCGGCCACGACGCCTGCAATCTCAACACAATCATGCCGGCCGCAATGGTGTTCGTGCCCTGCAAGGACGGCATCAGCCACAACGAGCTGGAAGACGCCACGCAGCCCGATTGCGCCGCGGGCACCAACGTCCTCATGCACACGGTGCTGGCGATCGCCGGCGTCGCATCCTGA
- a CDS encoding SDR family oxidoreductase has translation MDLHLRGKRVLITGASKGIGAAAAEAFAEEGCHLLLAARNGDQLKALAERLRSAHQIDAATSIVDLRRSEDLTRLAKEAADIDVLVNNAGDIPGGSIDKIDEATWRHAWELKVFGYINLTRMIYAQMKAKGGGVIVNDIGAAGEKFDANYICGSAGNAALMAFTRALGGKSLADNIRLVGINPGPVGTDRHVTLLKTRANHQFGDESRYKEFQKSLPLGRPAHAREIGDLMAFLASDRAGYTSGVIYTVDGGISAGWG, from the coding sequence ATGGATCTGCACCTGCGTGGCAAGCGCGTCCTGATCACGGGCGCGTCCAAGGGTATCGGCGCAGCCGCCGCCGAGGCCTTTGCCGAGGAAGGCTGCCATCTCCTCCTCGCCGCCCGCAATGGCGATCAGCTCAAGGCTTTGGCCGAGCGCTTGCGCTCGGCGCACCAGATCGATGCCGCCACGAGCATTGTGGATTTGCGCAGGAGCGAGGATTTGACGCGGCTCGCCAAGGAAGCCGCCGACATCGACGTGCTCGTCAACAATGCCGGCGACATTCCCGGCGGCTCCATTGACAAGATCGACGAGGCCACCTGGCGGCACGCCTGGGAATTGAAAGTGTTCGGCTACATCAACCTCACGCGCATGATCTATGCGCAGATGAAGGCGAAGGGCGGCGGCGTGATCGTCAACGACATCGGCGCCGCCGGCGAGAAATTCGACGCCAACTACATCTGCGGCAGCGCCGGCAATGCCGCGCTGATGGCCTTCACCCGCGCGCTCGGGGGCAAGAGCCTCGCCGACAACATCCGTCTGGTCGGCATCAATCCCGGCCCGGTTGGCACTGACCGTCACGTCACCCTGCTGAAGACGCGGGCAAACCACCAGTTCGGCGACGAGAGCCGCTACAAGGAATTCCAGAAGAGCCTGCCGCTCGGCAGGCCTGCGCATGCGCGCGAGATCGGCGATCTCATGGCGTTCCTGGCGTCGGATCGCGCAGGCTATACGTCGGGGGTCATCTATACGGTGGATGGCGGAATCAGCGCAGGATGGGGTTAA
- a CDS encoding amino acid ABC transporter permease — protein sequence MTAIADIPEAPRAVRRPQIGNPVLRWLRTNLFSSIPNGILSVVLLAVLAKGLFSFVQWGIANAVWVTPANDSSACRAVRGLGACWAIIPEKYRFILFGTYPFDEQWRPALAVLLFIALFYLSSRRALWRRELAYLWIGALALISMLMWGGILGLSFVSQDRWGGLPVTLILATFGLAFGFPLGILVALGRRSKLPAIRSLSVLYVELIRGVPLVSLLFMASVMFPLFMPNGFNIDKLLRAQVAIILFAGAYLAEVIRGGLQAVPRGQYEAAEALGLSYWRKNRLIVLPQAIRHVIPPLVNTFIAFFKDTSLVLIIGIFDLLTTAKTAIIDPAWQQFSVEVYIFVAVIYFVFCFAMSRYSRSLEATSGR from the coding sequence ATGACGGCGATCGCCGACATTCCGGAAGCACCGCGCGCCGTCCGCCGCCCGCAGATTGGTAACCCGGTGCTGCGCTGGCTGCGCACCAATCTGTTCTCGTCGATCCCGAACGGCATCCTCTCGGTCGTGTTGCTGGCGGTGCTTGCAAAGGGCCTCTTCAGCTTCGTGCAATGGGGTATCGCCAATGCGGTCTGGGTCACCCCGGCGAACGATTCCAGCGCCTGCCGCGCGGTACGCGGCCTCGGTGCATGCTGGGCAATCATCCCCGAAAAATACCGCTTCATCCTGTTTGGCACCTATCCGTTCGACGAGCAGTGGCGGCCGGCACTGGCGGTGCTGCTGTTCATCGCCCTGTTCTATCTCTCCAGCCGCCGCGCCTTATGGCGGCGCGAACTGGCCTATCTCTGGATCGGAGCGCTCGCGCTGATCAGTATGCTGATGTGGGGTGGCATACTCGGTCTGTCGTTCGTCTCGCAGGACCGTTGGGGTGGTTTACCGGTGACGCTGATCCTGGCGACCTTTGGTCTGGCCTTCGGCTTCCCGCTCGGCATCCTCGTCGCACTAGGCCGGCGCTCAAAACTGCCGGCGATCCGCTCGCTCAGCGTGCTCTATGTCGAGCTGATCCGCGGCGTGCCGCTGGTCAGTCTGCTGTTCATGGCGAGCGTGATGTTTCCGCTGTTCATGCCGAACGGATTCAACATCGACAAGCTCTTGCGCGCGCAGGTCGCGATCATCCTGTTCGCGGGTGCCTATCTTGCCGAAGTCATCCGCGGCGGCCTCCAGGCCGTGCCCCGCGGGCAATACGAGGCCGCCGAGGCGCTCGGCCTGTCCTACTGGCGCAAGAACCGGCTGATCGTCCTGCCGCAGGCGATCCGTCACGTCATCCCGCCGCTGGTCAACACCTTCATCGCCTTCTTCAAGGACACCAGCCTCGTTCTGATCATCGGTATCTTCGACCTGCTCACCACGGCCAAGACCGCGATCATCGATCCGGCGTGGCAGCAATTCTCCGTCGAAGTCTACATCTTCGTCGCCGTGATCTATTTTGTCTTCTGCTTCGCGATGTCGCGGTATAGCCGGAGCCTGGAGGCGACGAGCGGAAGGTGA
- a CDS encoding NAD(P)-dependent oxidoreductase, with protein sequence MRGVFVDANEALAVIMERLEQPGDPKVRIHRDPDIKPEQYPEILDGAEIAIVDHTALPTDVAKKCTGLKHVVFLGTGARSYMNPEELAELGISVHLIKGYGDTAVAECAITLMWASARVIAMMDREMRGGNWLREDGMQLTGKTLGLIGFGGIAAEVARIALGSGMKVIAWNRSPKSYPGVEFADLDTVLARADVVSLHLLLNDETRGMITREMIAKMKPGVILINTARAAVVDEAAMIDALKSGHIRHAGLDVFNIEPLPGDHPLTKLPNVTLSAHSAFRTPEASENLIGAAWEHCRRIVKE encoded by the coding sequence ATGCGCGGAGTTTTCGTCGACGCCAATGAAGCTCTCGCCGTAATCATGGAGCGGCTGGAGCAGCCCGGCGATCCCAAGGTGCGGATCCACAGGGATCCCGACATCAAACCCGAACAATATCCTGAAATCCTCGACGGCGCCGAGATCGCGATCGTCGACCACACCGCGCTGCCTACCGACGTCGCAAAGAAGTGCACAGGGTTGAAGCATGTCGTGTTCCTCGGCACCGGCGCGCGCAGCTACATGAACCCGGAGGAGCTCGCTGAGCTCGGCATCTCCGTGCACCTGATCAAGGGCTATGGCGACACGGCGGTCGCGGAATGCGCGATCACGCTGATGTGGGCTTCGGCCCGCGTCATCGCGATGATGGACCGCGAGATGCGCGGCGGAAACTGGCTCCGCGAAGACGGCATGCAGCTCACTGGCAAGACGCTCGGCCTGATCGGCTTCGGCGGTATTGCCGCGGAGGTCGCGCGCATTGCCTTGGGCAGCGGCATGAAGGTGATCGCCTGGAACCGCTCGCCGAAGAGCTATCCGGGCGTGGAATTCGCCGATCTCGACACGGTGTTGGCGAGAGCAGACGTCGTATCGCTGCATCTGCTGCTCAACGACGAGACGCGCGGCATGATCACCCGCGAGATGATCGCGAAGATGAAGCCGGGCGTCATCCTCATCAACACCGCCCGCGCCGCCGTCGTCGACGAGGCCGCCATGATCGATGCCCTGAAGTCGGGCCACATCCGCCATGCCGGCCTCGACGTGTTCAATATCGAGCCATTGCCCGGCGATCATCCGCTGACAAAACTGCCGAACGTGACGTTGTCGGCGCATTCGGCGTTCCGGACCCCGGAGGCGAGCGAGAACCTGATTGGCGCGGCATGGGAGCACTGCCGCCGGATCGTGAAGGAATAA
- a CDS encoding MurR/RpiR family transcriptional regulator: protein MAEPAKSSPLSELRIALPSLPMRLQEVGRFVAANDYDATTRSMRDLAAVAGADPAAFTRLAKAIGYSGWDELRAALTEARRPSQLAPFSGRAKGRRHGPNADVALITDKLEAEAAGLPRIPARPIAEAARALHHAKRIWITGYRSCRSVAELLNYELRLFRPEQVQLVGASGPDDLDMGAFRPGEAVIVIGFMPYTHASVRVAQAAYRAGAALIAIADSPSAPMAEGADHVLLFEAASSPGFFPSLTGAIAIAQSLAAVTFSLGGTAAKKRLENTEARLAAASTYVSEKG, encoded by the coding sequence ATGGCCGAGCCCGCGAAATCCTCGCCACTGAGCGAACTGCGCATTGCATTGCCATCGCTTCCGATGCGGTTGCAGGAGGTCGGGCGTTTCGTTGCAGCCAACGATTACGACGCCACCACGCGTTCGATGCGCGATCTCGCAGCGGTTGCCGGCGCCGATCCCGCCGCGTTCACGCGGCTTGCCAAGGCGATCGGCTATTCGGGTTGGGATGAATTGCGCGCGGCGTTGACGGAGGCGCGGCGGCCCTCGCAGCTAGCGCCTTTCTCCGGCCGCGCCAAGGGCCGCCGCCACGGCCCGAACGCCGATGTCGCGCTCATCACCGACAAGCTGGAGGCCGAGGCCGCCGGCCTTCCGCGCATCCCGGCCCGGCCGATCGCGGAGGCGGCGCGCGCACTCCACCACGCCAAGCGGATCTGGATCACCGGCTACCGAAGCTGCCGCAGCGTCGCGGAATTGCTGAACTACGAGCTCCGGCTGTTTCGTCCCGAACAGGTGCAGCTCGTCGGCGCGTCCGGCCCCGACGATCTCGATATGGGCGCGTTCCGGCCCGGCGAGGCCGTCATCGTCATCGGCTTCATGCCCTACACCCACGCGAGCGTCCGGGTCGCGCAGGCCGCCTATCGTGCCGGCGCGGCCCTGATCGCGATCGCCGATAGCCCATCGGCGCCGATGGCTGAAGGTGCCGACCACGTGCTGCTGTTCGAGGCGGCCTCCTCTCCCGGCTTTTTCCCGAGCCTCACCGGCGCCATCGCGATCGCGCAATCGCTCGCCGCCGTGACGTTTTCGCTCGGCGGCACGGCCGCGAAAAAGCGCCTGGAGAATACCGAGGCCCGGCTGGCCGCGGCTTCAACTTACGTATCAGAGAAAGGTTGA
- a CDS encoding malate/lactate/ureidoglycolate dehydrogenase gives MADYRTIKAQPLIEAISAIVKAAGSTDREAELVSTNLVEANLKGHDSHGVGMIPRYVQSVTTGGLAVNQHVKVVLDTGPLLTLDGLTGYGQVIGHEAMELAAERAKRNGVCLVGLSNSHHIGRIGHWAEQCIDHGLVSIHFVNVISRPIVAPWGGSDARHGTNPFCVGIPRAGKDPIVLDFATSRIAQGKTRVAHNKGVELEPGTIIDNEGKPTTNPRYTVIPPYGAILPFGEHKGSGLALVCEILGGALSGGQVVKGPSDGKHNVLNGMLSIIIDPGKLGTAENLAREVESFVAWHTGSPPAPGVDKVKIAGEPERATKKKRLAEGIPVDPTTWQEILEAGKKFGLDQAAIEKIAG, from the coding sequence ATGGCCGATTACCGCACCATCAAGGCACAGCCGCTCATCGAAGCTATCAGCGCCATCGTCAAGGCCGCCGGGTCTACGGACCGCGAGGCCGAGCTCGTGTCCACCAATCTGGTCGAGGCCAACCTCAAGGGACACGATTCGCACGGCGTCGGCATGATCCCGCGCTATGTCCAGAGCGTCACCACGGGCGGCCTCGCCGTGAACCAGCACGTCAAGGTCGTGCTCGACACCGGTCCGCTTCTCACCCTCGACGGGCTCACCGGCTACGGCCAAGTGATCGGCCATGAAGCGATGGAGCTGGCAGCCGAGCGCGCCAAGCGCAACGGCGTGTGTCTCGTCGGCCTCTCAAACTCGCACCATATCGGCCGCATCGGCCACTGGGCCGAGCAGTGCATCGACCATGGGCTGGTCTCGATCCACTTCGTCAACGTGATCTCGCGTCCCATCGTGGCGCCCTGGGGCGGCAGCGATGCGCGCCACGGCACCAACCCGTTCTGCGTCGGCATCCCGCGCGCGGGCAAGGACCCCATCGTGCTCGACTTCGCCACCAGCAGGATCGCGCAGGGCAAGACCCGCGTCGCCCACAACAAGGGCGTCGAGCTGGAGCCCGGCACGATCATCGACAATGAGGGCAAGCCGACCACCAACCCGCGCTACACCGTGATCCCGCCATACGGCGCCATCCTGCCGTTCGGCGAGCACAAGGGTTCAGGGCTCGCGCTGGTTTGCGAAATCCTCGGCGGCGCGCTCTCCGGCGGGCAGGTGGTCAAGGGTCCGTCCGATGGCAAGCACAACGTCCTCAACGGCATGCTCTCGATCATCATCGACCCCGGCAAGCTCGGCACCGCGGAGAATCTCGCGCGCGAAGTCGAGAGCTTCGTCGCCTGGCACACCGGCTCACCTCCGGCCCCAGGCGTCGACAAGGTGAAGATCGCGGGTGAGCCCGAGCGCGCGACGAAGAAGAAGCGGCTCGCGGAAGGCATCCCTGTCGATCCGACCACCTGGCAGGAGATTCTGGAGGCCGGAAAGAAGTTCGGGCTGGATCAGGCGGCGATCGAGAAGATCGCGGGGTAG
- a CDS encoding amino acid ABC transporter permease yields the protein MTSDGPRPPPRRRFFGAFGQRELKGLFWQVLVVGIVVAVIVFLWSNTVTNLSVRRITTGFAFLGREAGMPIADSLLAYNPRDSYLWAFVVGIANTLRVAVIGIVLATILGTVIGISRLSANWLLSRLAAVYVETLRDIPLLLQLLFWYVLMQALPAARAAWRPIEGVFLSNRGLILPAIPIGTPQLWVLGTAVLGLVVFYVIRRRLIAQQMRDGKPRPAWPFALGLLVVLPAAVSVLLGVAWTIEWPELRGFNFVGGLTLAPEYFALVIALVTYTSAFIAEIVRSGIQSVPRGQWDAANALGLRRSFMLRQIILPQALRVIVPPMTSQYLNLTKNSSLAVAIGYQDVVSIANTTLNQTGQAIEAIALIMAVFLTISLGISFFMNWYNSRIALVER from the coding sequence GTGACGTCAGACGGTCCGAGACCGCCGCCGCGCCGTCGCTTCTTCGGCGCCTTCGGGCAGCGCGAGCTGAAAGGCCTGTTCTGGCAGGTTCTGGTGGTGGGGATCGTAGTCGCGGTCATCGTGTTCCTCTGGTCCAACACCGTCACCAATCTCTCCGTGCGCCGCATCACGACCGGTTTTGCCTTCCTTGGCCGTGAGGCCGGCATGCCCATCGCCGACAGCCTGCTCGCCTACAATCCGAGGGACTCATATCTCTGGGCCTTTGTCGTTGGCATCGCCAATACCCTGCGCGTCGCCGTGATCGGAATCGTGCTTGCAACGATCCTGGGCACGGTGATCGGCATCTCGCGGCTGTCGGCCAATTGGCTGCTGTCGCGGCTCGCCGCGGTGTATGTCGAGACGCTCCGCGACATCCCGCTGCTGCTCCAGCTCCTGTTCTGGTACGTGCTGATGCAGGCGCTCCCGGCCGCGCGCGCGGCATGGCGGCCGATTGAGGGCGTGTTCCTGTCCAATCGCGGGTTGATCCTGCCGGCGATTCCCATCGGGACGCCGCAGCTTTGGGTGCTCGGCACCGCAGTGCTCGGACTTGTCGTGTTCTATGTGATCCGGCGGCGGCTCATCGCGCAGCAAATGCGCGACGGCAAGCCGCGGCCGGCCTGGCCTTTTGCACTCGGCTTGCTCGTTGTGCTGCCTGCGGCGGTGTCCGTGCTGCTGGGCGTGGCCTGGACGATCGAATGGCCTGAGTTGCGCGGCTTCAACTTCGTCGGCGGACTGACGCTCGCGCCGGAATATTTCGCGCTGGTGATCGCGCTCGTCACCTACACCTCGGCCTTCATCGCCGAGATTGTGCGCAGCGGCATCCAGTCGGTGCCGCGCGGCCAGTGGGATGCCGCCAACGCGCTGGGACTGCGCCGCAGCTTCATGCTGCGGCAGATCATCCTGCCACAGGCGCTACGCGTCATCGTGCCGCCAATGACGAGCCAGTACCTCAACCTGACCAAGAACTCTTCGCTCGCGGTGGCGATCGGCTATCAGGACGTGGTCTCGATCGCCAATACGACATTGAACCAGACCGGGCAGGCGATCGAGGCCATTGCCTTGATCATGGCGGTGTTTCTCACCATCAGCCTCGGCATCAGCTTTTTCATGAACTGGTACAATTCGCGCATCGCGCTGGTGGAGCGCTGA